In a single window of the Serratia quinivorans genome:
- the dtpT gene encoding Di-/tripeptide transporter translates to MQSSVNNQESRTFFGHPYPLGSLFFTEMWERFSFYGIRPLLILFMAATVYDGGMGLARENASAIVGIFAGSMYLAALPGGWLADNWLGQQKAVWYGSILIALGHLSIALSAFMGNNLFFIGLMFIVLGSGLFKTCISVMVGTLYKKGDNRRDGGFSLFYMGINMGSFIAPLISGWLIRSHGWHWGFGIGGIGMLVALVIFRVFAVPAMKRYDSEVGLDSTWNSPVAKKNGVGAWLIALAVGVAVVITLIAQGIIVINPVAVASMLVYVIAASVTLYFIYLFVFAGLSRKERARLLVCFILLVSAAFFWSAFEQKPTSFNLFANDYTNRMIGDFEIPAVWFQSINALFIILLAPVFSWAWPALARNKVRLSSITKFVIGILFAAAGFGLMMLAAQNVLSNGGAGVSPLWLVGSILMLTLGELCLSPIGLATMTLLAPERMRGQMMGLWFCASALGNLAAGLIGGHVKADQLDMLPDLFARCSIALLICAAVLTLLIVPIRRMMENTQGKSAQKPATNA, encoded by the coding sequence ATGCAATCCTCTGTTAATAACCAAGAAAGCCGGACCTTCTTCGGCCACCCTTATCCGCTGGGATCCCTGTTCTTTACCGAAATGTGGGAGCGGTTCTCGTTTTACGGCATTCGCCCATTACTGATCCTGTTTATGGCCGCGACGGTCTATGACGGCGGCATGGGGCTGGCACGTGAGAATGCCTCGGCAATTGTCGGTATTTTTGCCGGCAGCATGTATCTGGCGGCCCTGCCGGGCGGCTGGTTGGCCGATAACTGGCTGGGCCAGCAAAAAGCGGTCTGGTACGGCTCGATTCTGATCGCTCTCGGCCACCTGTCGATCGCGCTGTCCGCCTTTATGGGCAACAACCTGTTCTTCATCGGCCTGATGTTTATTGTGTTGGGTTCCGGCCTGTTCAAAACCTGTATCTCGGTGATGGTCGGTACGCTCTACAAGAAAGGCGACAACCGCCGCGACGGTGGCTTCTCACTGTTCTATATGGGCATCAACATGGGCTCGTTTATCGCCCCGCTGATCTCTGGCTGGCTGATTCGTTCCCACGGCTGGCACTGGGGCTTCGGCATCGGCGGTATCGGTATGCTGGTGGCGTTGGTGATCTTCCGCGTCTTTGCCGTACCGGCAATGAAGCGCTATGACAGCGAAGTGGGCCTGGACTCCACCTGGAACAGCCCGGTCGCCAAGAAAAACGGTGTCGGTGCCTGGCTGATTGCGCTGGCGGTCGGCGTGGCAGTGGTTATCACCCTGATTGCCCAGGGCATCATTGTGATTAACCCGGTAGCCGTGGCCAGTATGCTGGTTTACGTGATTGCTGCTTCGGTCACCCTGTACTTCATTTATCTGTTTGTGTTTGCCGGTCTGAGCCGTAAAGAGCGCGCCCGCCTGTTGGTCTGCTTTATCCTGCTGGTGTCAGCGGCCTTCTTCTGGTCAGCCTTCGAGCAGAAACCGACCTCGTTCAACCTGTTCGCCAACGACTATACCAACCGGATGATTGGCGACTTCGAGATCCCGGCGGTGTGGTTCCAGTCCATCAACGCCCTGTTCATTATCCTGCTGGCACCGGTATTTAGCTGGGCATGGCCGGCTCTGGCGCGTAATAAAGTGCGCCTGAGCAGTATCACCAAGTTTGTTATCGGTATTCTGTTTGCCGCTGCGGGCTTTGGCCTGATGATGCTGGCCGCACAGAACGTGCTGAGCAACGGTGGTGCCGGCGTATCTCCGTTGTGGCTGGTGGGCAGTATTTTGATGCTGACGCTGGGCGAACTGTGCCTTAGCCCGATTGGGCTGGCAACCATGACCCTGCTGGCACCGGAAAGAATGCGCGGCCAAATGATGGGCCTGTGGTTCTGTGCCAGCGCACTGGGTAACCTGGCGGCCGGTCTGATTGGCGGCCATGTTAAAGCCGACCAGCTGGACATGCTGCCTGACCTGTTCGCACGCTGCTCGATTGCCCTGCTGATCTGTGCTGCGGTGCTGACCCTGCTGATCGTCCCGATCCGCCGGATGATGGAAAATACTCAGGGTAAAAGCGCACAGAAACCGGCAACCAACGCCTGA
- a CDS encoding Predicted transporter component: protein MFRYLFALLSGAIFGLGLIVAGMANPAKVLAFLDITGHWDPSLALVMVGAIAVAAPAFYWARRRQRSLLGEEMQIPANRRLDGRLLAGSALFGIGWGMAGICPGPAWVLAGAGSSAGWQFVAAMLVGMALYEFILIRRK, encoded by the coding sequence ATGTTCAGATACCTGTTTGCTTTGCTGAGTGGCGCCATTTTTGGCCTCGGTCTGATCGTTGCCGGGATGGCCAATCCGGCCAAAGTATTGGCGTTTCTCGATATTACCGGCCACTGGGATCCTTCATTGGCTCTGGTGATGGTGGGCGCCATTGCGGTGGCCGCTCCGGCATTTTACTGGGCGCGCAGGCGACAGCGTAGCTTGTTGGGGGAAGAGATGCAGATCCCAGCCAACCGCCGCCTCGATGGCCGTTTGCTGGCAGGCAGTGCGCTGTTTGGTATCGGTTGGGGCATGGCGGGTATTTGCCCCGGACCGGCCTGGGTACTCGCCGGTGCTGGTTCTTCGGCCGGCTGGCAGTTCGTGGCGGCCATGCTGGTGGGCATGGCGCTGTATGAATTCATCTTGATACGGAGAAAATAA
- a CDS encoding Predicted transporter component — translation MTIDWLHFTPVSALAGGGIIGVAVVLLLMFNGRIAGISGITGGLLTPQGKEKAWRVAFLVGLLASPWLYGIAAPLPAMAVSGSSLWLMLAGLLVGLGTRLGGGCTSGHGVCGTARLAPRSLAATAVFMLLGFATVWAVRHWVGG, via the coding sequence ATGACCATTGACTGGCTGCATTTTACGCCCGTATCTGCCCTGGCCGGCGGAGGCATTATTGGCGTCGCGGTGGTACTGCTGCTGATGTTTAACGGCCGTATCGCCGGTATTAGCGGCATTACCGGCGGTCTGTTGACACCCCAGGGTAAAGAGAAAGCCTGGCGAGTCGCATTTCTTGTCGGGTTGCTGGCTTCCCCCTGGTTGTATGGTATCGCCGCACCCTTACCGGCCATGGCGGTCAGCGGCAGCAGCTTGTGGCTGATGCTGGCCGGCTTGTTGGTTGGCTTGGGTACCCGGTTGGGTGGCGGTTGCACCAGCGGCCATGGGGTTTGCGGCACGGCGAGACTGGCGCCGCGTTCGCTGGCGGCCACGGCGGTATTTATGCTGTTGGGTTTTGCCACGGTATGGGCAGTCCGTCACTGGGTGGGAGGCTAA
- the bigR gene encoding Biofilm growth-associated repressor: MRQAAAQAGALLRTLGNEDRLLLLCQLSQGEMSVGELAQALEIRQPTLSQQLGVLRQEGLVSTRREGKQIYYAVSDEKALAVLNTLYQLYCPQSGETS, translated from the coding sequence ATGCGGCAGGCAGCGGCGCAGGCCGGAGCATTACTGCGGACGCTGGGTAATGAGGATCGCCTACTGCTACTGTGCCAGCTCAGCCAGGGCGAGATGTCGGTGGGGGAGTTGGCGCAAGCGTTGGAAATTCGTCAACCGACGCTTTCACAGCAGCTAGGCGTATTGCGTCAGGAAGGGTTGGTGTCAACCCGTCGTGAAGGCAAGCAAATTTACTACGCCGTAAGTGATGAAAAGGCATTGGCAGTACTTAACACCCTGTACCAACTCTATTGCCCACAATCGGGAGAGACATCATGA
- a CDS encoding AraC-like ligand binding domain, with translation MPRTMLLFHDAVPANRSIVPVAKDYQHGDFEPPHYHDCAQLIHSLSGVVQVNTRQGSWVVPPGRGVWLPARVEHSLRITGKVAARALLVDPLARADLPACCEVVQVSPLLRELIICAMDITADYPVGGREERIMELILDELRVLPILPLNLPEPRTEALLRLCRHIQQSLAHRAGGRLYQR, from the coding sequence ATGCCCCGAACAATGCTGCTTTTCCATGACGCTGTGCCCGCCAACCGGTCGATTGTGCCGGTTGCCAAAGATTATCAGCACGGCGATTTCGAGCCGCCCCACTACCATGACTGCGCGCAACTGATTCATAGCCTCAGCGGTGTGGTGCAGGTCAATACTCGTCAGGGAAGTTGGGTGGTGCCCCCCGGACGCGGCGTCTGGCTACCGGCGAGGGTTGAACACAGCCTGCGTATCACCGGCAAGGTGGCCGCAAGAGCGCTGTTGGTCGATCCGCTGGCGCGTGCCGATCTGCCGGCCTGTTGTGAAGTGGTACAGGTTTCCCCGTTACTGCGTGAGCTGATTATCTGCGCGATGGATATCACGGCTGATTACCCCGTAGGGGGACGTGAAGAGCGAATAATGGAGTTGATCCTGGATGAGCTGCGCGTGCTGCCTATCTTACCGCTGAATTTACCTGAGCCGCGTACTGAGGCCCTGCTGAGGCTGTGTCGGCATATTCAGCAATCGCTGGCCCATCGAGCAGGCGGCCGGTTATATCAGCGTTAG
- the leuA_1 gene encoding 2-isopropylmalate synthase, with amino-acid sequence MLTNPSIKYRPFPPVALPERQWPGRTLQQAPRWCSSDLRDGNQALAEPMDNARKRQFYQLLLQCGFKEIEVAFPSASQTDFDFVRSLIDEQLIPDDVSIQVLTQSRDDLIDRTFEALRGAPRAIVHLYNATAPMFRDIVFKQDKAATVALAVNGALRIRQQCEQQPETAWTFEYSPETFCFTELEFALEICEAVADVWQPGPGRPMIINLPATVEVSTPNVYADQIEWFCRRFSQRNRVTISVHPHNDRGTGVACAELAMLAGADRVEGCLFGNGERTGNVDLVTLALNLYTQGIVPGLDFSQLKQVVEVVEQCNQLPVHPRHPYAGELVFTAFSGSHQDAIKKGFAAQQQRQDGLWQVPYLPLDPADVGCSYEAVIRVNSQSGKSGAAWLLEQNHGLSLPRGLQIDFSKVVQQSTDGSGKEMTTAELWRLFRLSYGLVEQPRLQLLSYQTESHSVEAYSFSARVLFDGQQQRLLGVGNGLLSSAVDALRQRFGLSLAIEDYHEHTLGHQSQSRAVAYIRCTLAHGEAAYGVGIDVDSASASLQALFNVAARYLAK; translated from the coding sequence ATGTTAACCAACCCTTCAATCAAATATCGTCCGTTCCCACCGGTGGCTTTGCCGGAGCGTCAGTGGCCGGGGCGCACCTTGCAGCAGGCACCGCGCTGGTGTTCCAGCGATCTGCGTGATGGCAATCAGGCGCTGGCGGAGCCGATGGATAACGCCCGCAAGCGCCAATTCTACCAACTGCTGTTGCAGTGCGGGTTCAAAGAGATTGAGGTGGCTTTTCCTTCGGCGTCACAAACCGACTTTGATTTTGTCCGCTCGTTGATCGATGAACAGTTGATCCCGGACGATGTCAGCATTCAGGTCTTGACCCAATCGCGTGACGACCTGATCGATCGCACCTTTGAGGCACTGCGAGGGGCACCACGGGCTATTGTGCATTTGTATAACGCCACCGCGCCGATGTTCCGTGACATTGTCTTCAAACAGGACAAGGCGGCGACGGTGGCGCTGGCGGTCAATGGTGCGCTGCGTATTCGTCAGCAGTGCGAGCAGCAGCCGGAAACTGCCTGGACCTTCGAGTATTCGCCGGAAACCTTCTGTTTTACCGAACTGGAGTTTGCGCTGGAGATTTGCGAAGCGGTGGCGGATGTTTGGCAGCCTGGCCCAGGGCGACCGATGATCATCAACCTGCCGGCGACGGTGGAAGTCAGTACGCCGAACGTTTATGCCGACCAGATTGAATGGTTTTGTCGGCGCTTCAGTCAGCGAAATCGGGTGACCATCAGCGTGCATCCGCATAACGATCGCGGCACCGGGGTGGCCTGTGCCGAACTGGCGATGCTGGCGGGGGCCGATCGGGTGGAAGGTTGCCTGTTCGGCAACGGCGAGCGCACCGGCAATGTTGACCTGGTGACGTTGGCGCTCAATCTGTACACCCAGGGCATTGTACCGGGGCTGGACTTCAGCCAGTTGAAGCAGGTGGTGGAGGTGGTGGAGCAGTGCAACCAGCTGCCGGTACATCCGCGTCATCCTTATGCCGGTGAACTGGTTTTCACCGCTTTTTCCGGCTCGCATCAGGATGCAATCAAAAAGGGCTTCGCCGCCCAACAGCAACGGCAGGACGGTCTGTGGCAGGTGCCTTATCTGCCGCTCGATCCGGCGGACGTTGGTTGCAGTTATGAAGCAGTGATCCGGGTTAACAGCCAGTCGGGCAAAAGCGGAGCGGCCTGGCTGTTGGAACAGAACCATGGGTTGTCGTTACCGCGTGGGCTGCAGATTGATTTCAGCAAGGTGGTGCAACAATCTACCGACGGCAGCGGTAAAGAGATGACCACGGCAGAGCTGTGGCGACTGTTTCGCCTCAGCTATGGGCTGGTTGAGCAACCGCGCCTGCAATTGCTGAGCTACCAGACCGAGAGCCACAGCGTCGAAGCCTACAGCTTCAGCGCCAGGGTGTTGTTTGATGGGCAACAGCAGCGGCTGTTGGGGGTAGGGAACGGTTTGTTATCCAGCGCGGTAGATGCACTGCGCCAGCGTTTTGGTCTGAGCCTGGCGATAGAGGATTACCACGAGCACACGCTGGGACATCAGAGCCAGAGTCGCGCCGTTGCCTATATCCGTTGTACGCTAGCGCACGGTGAGGCGGCTTATGGCGTGGGCATCGACGTCGATTCCGCCAGCGCCTCGCTGCAGGCACTGTTCAACGTTGCCGCACGCTATTTGGCGAAATAA
- a CDS encoding secY/secA suppressor protein: MSLYATLEDAIEAAREEFIESAESGSDDQPPAVQQFNLQKYVMLDGDTMWQAEFFEQEGESVECLTLRSGAAAQAIFDGDYDEIEISAEWIEENTLHEWEEGDFQLDPPLDTEEGQTAADEWDER; this comes from the coding sequence ATGAGCCTGTATGCAACCCTGGAAGATGCTATTGAAGCGGCGCGCGAGGAGTTTATTGAATCCGCCGAGAGCGGTAGCGACGATCAGCCGCCGGCAGTGCAACAATTCAATCTGCAAAAATACGTGATGCTGGATGGTGATACCATGTGGCAGGCCGAGTTTTTTGAACAAGAAGGTGAGTCGGTCGAATGCCTGACACTACGCAGCGGTGCGGCGGCCCAGGCTATTTTTGACGGTGATTATGACGAAATCGAAATTAGTGCCGAATGGATAGAAGAAAACACGCTGCACGAGTGGGAAGAAGGTGATTTCCAACTCGATCCGCCGTTGGATACCGAAGAGGGCCAGACCGCCGCCGACGAGTGGGATGAACGTTGA
- a CDS encoding Predicted acetyltransferase translates to MIIRQAQPEDYPAILQLQTENTPANLSDSQKRQGFIVSSMNDAQLAHINQGLGILVAVEDQTLAGFVCLMTPDAQPRPPVVDAMLEKLAGESFNGRPLSEQRVFMYGPVCLDPAWRGKGVLKQLFAAVKAHTREKFDVGALFIDDNNPHSLAAHQQGLKMTVLAPFHCGPHGYQLLVFTTREQTYS, encoded by the coding sequence ATGATTATCCGCCAGGCGCAACCCGAAGATTACCCCGCTATTTTGCAACTGCAAACAGAAAATACCCCCGCAAATTTAAGCGATAGCCAAAAGCGTCAGGGTTTTATTGTTTCGAGCATGAACGATGCGCAGTTGGCCCACATTAACCAGGGTCTCGGTATTCTGGTGGCGGTTGAAGACCAAACGTTGGCCGGCTTTGTTTGCCTGATGACCCCGGACGCACAGCCGCGCCCGCCGGTAGTGGATGCGATGCTGGAAAAACTGGCCGGCGAGTCATTCAACGGACGGCCTTTGAGTGAACAACGGGTATTTATGTACGGGCCGGTGTGCCTGGATCCCGCCTGGCGCGGTAAAGGCGTACTGAAGCAGTTGTTCGCCGCCGTCAAAGCGCACACCCGGGAGAAATTCGACGTTGGCGCCCTGTTTATTGACGACAACAACCCGCATTCACTGGCTGCCCACCAGCAAGGATTAAAGATGACGGTGCTGGCGCCCTTCCACTGCGGCCCACATGGCTACCAGCTGCTGGTGTTTACCACTCGGGAACAGACTTATTCGTAA
- a CDS encoding lipoprotein: MNLSSFLRLALLATGVALLTGCGSIISRTVPGAGHGHQYYPGVQWDLRDTPWRYVTVIDVPLSMVVDTFMLPFDAQHGPYE, encoded by the coding sequence GTGAATCTCTCTTCTTTTCTTCGGCTGGCATTATTGGCAACAGGCGTGGCGCTGTTAACCGGCTGCGGCAGTATTATCAGCCGCACAGTGCCAGGCGCCGGGCACGGCCATCAATATTACCCGGGTGTGCAATGGGATCTGCGCGATACTCCCTGGCGCTATGTCACGGTGATCGATGTGCCGCTGTCGATGGTGGTGGATACTTTTATGCTGCCGTTTGATGCACAGCACGGGCCTTACGAATAA
- the mdoH gene encoding Glucans biosynthesis glucosyltransferase H, translating to MPLTAERSEALNPQPGADDAEALEALHRKMGAADANVNTLSADDVALASVKARIESAWPDAVSDDDFDNDVEGRSILKATPPIKRTSMFPEAWRTNPVARFWDSLLGRSPHNRHASKEEAAAENRWRVVGSMRRYVLLVLMLVQTGIATWYMKTILPYQGWALIDPMAMLDQDLMQSVLQLLPYVLQTGILILFAILFCWVSAGFWTALMGFLQLLIGKDKYSISSTIKGDEPINPAHRTALIMPICNEDVERVFAGLRATYESVAATGQLEHFDIYVLSDSYDPDICMAEQKAWMELCRDVDGHGRIFYRRRRRRVKRKSGNIDDFCRRWGGEYSYMVILDADSVMSGECLTGLVRLMEANPNAGIIQSAPKASGMDTLYARVQQFATRVYGPLFTAGLHFWQLGESHYWGHNAIIRVKPFIEHCALAPLPGEGSFAGSILSHDFVEAALMRRAGWGVWIAYDLPGSYEELPPNLLDELKRDRRWCHGNLMNFRLFLVKGMHPVHRAVFLTGVMSYLSAPLWFMFLALSTALQVVHTLMEPQYFLQPRQLFPVWPQWRPELAIALFSTTLVLLFLPKLLSIVLIWAKGAKEYGGGVRLFLSMLLEMLFSVLLAPVRMLFHTVFVVSAFLGWEVVWNSPQRDDDDTPWSEAFKRHGSQMLLGLVWAGGMAWLDLRFLWWLSPIVFSLILSPIVSSLSSRATLGIKSKRAKLFLIPEEYSPPRELLATEEYLQLNRERALANGFMHAVVNPSFNALAAALATARHHLRGAIERNREERVNEALQLGPEKLVKGKRLELLSDPVALSRLHQRVWLLPEGAAWREHYQQLPHNERAHPQGQR from the coding sequence ATGCCTCTGACCGCTGAGCGGTCGGAGGCGCTTAACCCCCAGCCTGGAGCGGATGACGCCGAGGCACTGGAGGCACTGCATCGCAAGATGGGTGCCGCCGATGCCAACGTTAATACGCTGTCGGCGGATGACGTGGCGTTGGCCTCGGTCAAGGCGCGTATCGAAAGTGCCTGGCCGGATGCGGTCAGCGACGACGATTTTGACAATGACGTGGAAGGCCGCAGTATTTTGAAGGCCACGCCACCGATTAAACGTACCAGCATGTTCCCTGAAGCCTGGCGTACCAATCCGGTGGCACGTTTCTGGGATTCTCTGCTGGGGCGTTCACCGCACAACCGCCATGCTTCCAAAGAGGAAGCCGCCGCGGAAAACCGCTGGCGCGTGGTCGGTTCGATGCGCCGTTATGTGCTGTTGGTGCTGATGCTGGTGCAGACCGGTATCGCTACCTGGTACATGAAAACCATTTTGCCGTATCAGGGCTGGGCGCTGATCGATCCTATGGCGATGCTGGATCAGGACTTGATGCAGTCGGTGTTGCAACTGCTGCCTTACGTTTTGCAAACCGGCATTCTGATCCTGTTCGCCATTTTGTTCTGTTGGGTATCGGCCGGTTTCTGGACTGCGCTGATGGGCTTCCTGCAACTGCTGATCGGCAAAGACAAATACAGTATCTCCTCCACCATCAAGGGCGATGAGCCAATTAATCCGGCGCACCGCACCGCGTTGATCATGCCTATCTGTAACGAAGACGTCGAACGGGTGTTCGCCGGCCTGCGCGCGACCTATGAGTCGGTTGCCGCCACCGGCCAGCTTGAACATTTCGATATCTACGTGCTGAGCGACAGCTACGACCCGGATATCTGCATGGCGGAACAGAAGGCCTGGATGGAACTGTGCCGTGACGTAGATGGCCATGGCCGTATCTTCTATCGCCGCCGTCGTCGCCGCGTGAAACGTAAAAGCGGCAACATCGACGACTTCTGCCGTCGCTGGGGTGGCGAGTACAGCTATATGGTGATCCTGGACGCCGATAGCGTGATGAGCGGCGAGTGTCTCACCGGTTTGGTGCGCCTGATGGAAGCCAACCCGAACGCCGGCATCATTCAGTCTGCGCCGAAAGCTTCGGGTATGGATACGCTGTATGCCCGTGTGCAGCAGTTTGCCACCCGGGTCTACGGGCCGCTGTTTACCGCTGGCCTGCATTTCTGGCAATTGGGCGAGTCGCACTACTGGGGTCACAACGCGATTATCCGCGTGAAGCCGTTTATCGAGCACTGTGCGCTGGCACCGCTGCCGGGTGAAGGCTCTTTTGCCGGTTCCATCTTGTCGCATGACTTTGTGGAAGCCGCACTGATGCGTCGTGCCGGTTGGGGCGTGTGGATTGCTTATGATCTGCCGGGCAGCTACGAAGAATTGCCGCCTAACCTGTTGGATGAACTGAAGCGTGACCGTCGCTGGTGCCACGGTAACCTGATGAACTTCCGTCTGTTCCTGGTGAAGGGCATGCACCCGGTGCACCGTGCGGTGTTCCTGACCGGTGTGATGTCCTATCTGTCGGCGCCGCTGTGGTTTATGTTCCTGGCGCTGTCCACCGCGTTGCAGGTGGTGCATACCCTGATGGAGCCGCAGTACTTCCTGCAGCCACGTCAGCTGTTCCCGGTCTGGCCGCAGTGGCGTCCTGAACTGGCAATAGCGCTGTTCTCTACCACTCTGGTGCTGTTGTTCCTGCCCAAGCTGCTCAGTATCGTGCTGATCTGGGCGAAGGGTGCCAAAGAATACGGCGGTGGTGTGCGTCTGTTCCTGTCGATGCTGTTGGAAATGCTGTTCTCGGTGCTGTTGGCACCGGTACGGATGTTGTTCCACACGGTGTTCGTGGTCAGCGCCTTCCTCGGTTGGGAAGTGGTGTGGAATTCTCCGCAGCGTGACGATGATGACACGCCATGGAGCGAAGCCTTTAAGCGCCATGGTTCACAGATGCTGCTCGGTCTGGTCTGGGCGGGGGGTATGGCCTGGTTGGATCTGCGCTTCCTGTGGTGGTTGTCGCCAATCGTCTTCTCACTGATCCTGTCACCGATCGTTTCGTCTCTGTCGAGCCGTGCGACGCTGGGGATCAAGAGCAAGCGCGCCAAACTGTTCCTGATCCCGGAAGAGTATTCTCCTCCGCGTGAACTGCTGGCGACCGAAGAGTATCTGCAGCTTAACCGTGAACGTGCACTGGCCAATGGCTTTATGCACGCCGTGGTTAACCCGTCGTTCAATGCTTTGGCGGCTGCGCTGGCAACTGCGCGTCACCATCTGCGTGGTGCTATCGAGCGCAATCGTGAAGAGCGGGTGAATGAGGCGTTGCAACTGGGGCCGGAGAAATTGGTGAAGGGCAAACGCCTGGAACTGTTGAGCGATCCCGTTGCCTTGTCGCGCCTGCATCAACGTGTCTGGTTGTTGCCGGAAGGTGCCGCCTGGCGTGAGCATTACCAGCAATTGCCACACAATGAACGGGCTCATCCGCAAGGTCAGCGCTAA
- the mdoG_1 gene encoding Glucans biosynthesis protein G precursor, with translation MIYPINSADKNDEIMSLLGASYFRVVGKGQVYGISARGLAIDTALPSGEEFPRFREFWVERPKQGDKHLVIYALLDSPRATGAYRFVVYPGRDTTVDVESKVFLRDKVGKLGMAPLTSMYLFGPNQPSPTLNYRPALHDSNGLSIHAGNGEWIWRPLNNPKHLSVSTYQVENPKGFGLLQRGRNFKDYEDLDDRYDLRPSAWIEPRGDWGKGKVELVEIPTADETNDNIVAFWTPDVLPDAKTPLALNYRLHFTRDEDKLHSQDIAYVSQTMRSTGDVKQSNLIREPDGSVAFLVDFVGPVLKGLDGATPVAAQVSIGDNGEMVENNVRYNPVTKGWRLTLRLKVKDDKKPVEMRAALVNGDKTLSETWSYQLPANE, from the coding sequence GTGATTTATCCGATCAACAGTGCGGATAAGAACGACGAAATTATGAGCCTGCTGGGCGCGAGCTATTTCCGCGTGGTAGGTAAAGGGCAGGTTTACGGGATTTCCGCCCGTGGTCTGGCCATTGATACCGCCTTGCCATCCGGTGAAGAGTTCCCGCGTTTCCGCGAATTCTGGGTTGAACGTCCGAAGCAGGGCGACAAGCACCTGGTGATTTACGCGCTGCTGGATTCACCGCGCGCTACCGGGGCTTACCGTTTTGTGGTCTATCCGGGCCGCGATACCACGGTAGACGTCGAGTCTAAAGTGTTCCTGCGCGACAAGGTCGGCAAACTGGGCATGGCACCGCTGACCAGCATGTACCTGTTCGGGCCGAACCAACCTTCACCAACTCTGAACTACCGTCCGGCGTTGCATGATTCCAACGGTCTGTCTATCCATGCCGGCAACGGCGAGTGGATCTGGCGTCCGCTGAATAATCCGAAGCATTTGTCCGTCAGCACCTATCAGGTCGAGAACCCTAAAGGTTTCGGTCTGCTGCAGCGTGGTCGTAACTTCAAGGATTACGAAGATCTGGACGATCGTTACGATCTGCGCCCAAGCGCCTGGATTGAGCCGCGTGGCGACTGGGGCAAAGGTAAAGTTGAATTGGTGGAAATCCCAACGGCGGATGAAACCAATGACAACATCGTTGCTTTCTGGACTCCAGACGTGTTGCCGGATGCCAAGACACCGCTGGCGCTGAACTATCGCCTGCATTTCACCCGTGACGAAGACAAGTTGCATTCACAGGATATTGCCTACGTCAGCCAGACCATGCGCTCTACCGGTGACGTGAAGCAGTCTAACCTGATCCGCGAGCCAGACGGCAGCGTGGCATTCCTGGTCGACTTCGTCGGGCCGGTACTGAAAGGCCTGGATGGTGCTACGCCGGTTGCCGCTCAGGTAAGCATCGGTGATAACGGTGAAATGGTAGAAAACAATGTCCGCTATAATCCAGTGACCAAAGGCTGGCGCCTGACGCTGCGTCTGAAAGTGAAAGACGACAAGAAGCCGGTAGAAATGCGCGCCGCGCTGGTCAATGGTGATAAGACCCTGTCGGAAACCTGGAGCTATCAGCTACCTGCCAATGAATAA
- the mdoG_2 gene encoding Glucans biosynthesis protein G precursor: protein MLVNILSKKPRAASVRWLGATVLFTLLTSPAWAFSIDDVAKQAQDLAGKGFEAPKSNLPSQFREMKFADYQQIQFNHDKAYWSKLKTPFKLEFYHQGMYFDTPVKINEVTSTTVKQIKYSPDYFNFGSVKHDPDSVKKPRLRRFQGDLSDQQCG from the coding sequence GTGCTAGTTAATATATTATCCAAGAAACCACGCGCCGCGAGCGTACGTTGGTTAGGTGCGACCGTATTGTTCACGCTGTTGACTTCGCCAGCATGGGCTTTTTCTATTGATGATGTGGCCAAGCAGGCGCAGGATCTGGCAGGGAAAGGCTTCGAGGCTCCGAAAAGCAACCTTCCTTCTCAATTCCGTGAGATGAAATTCGCGGACTATCAGCAAATTCAGTTCAATCACGATAAAGCCTATTGGAGCAAGCTGAAAACCCCATTCAAGCTTGAGTTTTATCATCAGGGGATGTACTTCGACACGCCGGTGAAAATCAACGAGGTCACCTCGACCACCGTCAAGCAGATCAAGTACAGCCCGGACTACTTCAACTTTGGTTCGGTGAAGCACGATCCGGATTCGGTAAAAAAACCTCGGCTTCGCCGGTTTCAAGGTGATTTATCCGATCAACAGTGCGGATAA